GCGGCGCATCCTGCTGTCGAGCCTGCGCGGCGCGGCGGTGTGGGCGTTCCGCACCGACGGCGTGCTGCACGAGCACCAGACCATCGCGGGCGTGGTGGAGGACGTGCACCAGGTGATCCGCAACCTGAAGACGCTGGTGCTGCGGATGACCGAGGACGCCGACGAGGCGGTGCTGGAGCTGCGCGCGCGCCAGTCGGGCGCGGTGACGGCCCGCAACATCACCGCGCACCCGGCGGTCGAGGTGGTCAACCCCGATCACCACATCCTCACGCTGACCGAGGACCGCGACCTCCGCATCGAGCTGTACGTGAACAAGGGCCGCGGCTTCGTGCTGGCCGAGGCGCACCCGATCCCGCGCGGGATGCCCGCCGACCTGGTGCGCGTGGACGCCGTGTACAACCCGGTGACCCGCGCCAACTTCGTGGTCGAGGACACGCGCGTGGGACAGCGCACCGACTTCGACCGCCTCGTCCTCGAGGTGGAGACGAACGGGGCCATCGACGTGCGCAGCGCCGTGCAGTACGCGGCGCGGCTGGCCATCGAGCACCTAGCCTTCCTGGCCGGCGGCACCCCCGAGTGGCGCCAGGACCGGAGCTGGGGCGAGGGCGCCGGCCCGGGCGCGGCGGTTCCGGCTGGGCGCGCGCCCGTGCCCCCGCGGCTGCAGGAGCTGCTGAACCGGCCCATCGAAGACCTGACCGAGCTCTCGGTGCGCAGCCGCAACTCGCTGCAGAAGGAGAACATCCACACGGTGCGCGACCTGGTGCAGCGCACCGAGCAGCAGATGCTCTCCATCGACAACTTCGGCAAGAAGAGCCTGCAGGAGATCAGCGAGTTCCTGGCGGGCCACGGGCTCCGCTTCGGGCAGGAGCTGGAGCAGACGGACGACGGCACGCTGTACTGGGTGCTGCCCGAGAGCGACGGCGGGAACACCGACACCGCGGCCGCGCTGGCCGACGAGGAGCTGTGAGATGAGACACAACAACAAGGGCCGCGCGCTGGGGCGTACCAGCGAGCACAAGAGCGCGCTGATGCGCAACATGGCCACCAGCCTGTTCCGCCACGGCCGGATCGAGACCACCGAGGCCAAGGCCAAGGAGCTCCGTCCCTACGCCGAGAAGCTGATCACGCTGGCCAAGAAGGGCGACCTGCACTCCAAGCGCCTTGCCGCGCGCGAGATCCAGGACCGCGACGTGCTGGTGCTGCTGTTCGACCAGATCGGCCCGCGCGTGGCCGAGCGGCCGGGCGGCTACACCCGCATCCTGAAGACCGGCTTTCGCCAGGGCGACGGCGCCGAGACCGCGCTGATCGAGCTGGTCGACCGCGCCTGATCTCCATCAGGCCGGATCTCCGGCAGATCGACAGAGGAAGACCCCGAGGCCTTCGCCGGCCGCGGGGTCTTTTCTGTTGCCGGGGTTCAGCCGAGCGATCGCTCGATGTCGTCGAGCGCCTCCTCGATCGGAATCACATCACCCGGATCCCGGCGATACGATTCGTGGCGGCGATGCAGCTCGGCAGCGAGGGTATATCGATCAGTTCCCGGCCGGGCCAGTTGCGTGACCATGATGTCGGGTGAAGAAGAATCGAGCATCCTGAGCGGGGTCCCGGCCAGCTCGAGCTCCGTTCGGTCCAGATCGAACCGGTCGAACGAGCCGGCGTCTTCGGCCCAGAACCAGGTTCCGTTCGCGAGGTCGTTCATCGTTCCCAGCACTCGCCGGTCGTTCGTGCGCGCGTAGTAGACGGGTTCGAGCGCCAGGGCCTGTTCGCGGATCCATTCCGGCGGAAGACCAAGTCGCTCGAGCAGGCGTGGCAGCCGCTCGCGGAAGCCCGGCAGCGTGGTGCGGACCGCCCGCCCGGGCACGAGAACGGTCAGCAGCGTATTCGCGCTGGAGTACATGACCACGGAGCGCCCCGCGAACGGCAGCGGAACCACGTTCGCGAACCATTCGCCGAGCGCGGCGTCCGACGTCGGCGGATCGGCGGCGAGCTGGAGACCACTGCCTTTCAGCAGCCGCTGGGTACACCGGAGGATCATTCGCCTGCGTGCGCGGGAGGCTTGTGAGAATCACCAGACACAAATTCACACAAAGGCACCGGAGAGACCAGAGGCCGAATGCCTCCGATGCCGCCGGTGCCTCCGTGTGACGTGTACGAGCGTCCGCCGCTATCGCAATTCCGTGGCGCGCTCGAGCTGCTCGGCCTGGCGGCGGAGGGAGGCGCTGACGCGGCCCACGAACCAGCGAGGGCCCGGCATCCGCTCCGCCTGCTGGGCGAGCCGGCGGTAGTAGTCGGGGTGCTCGGGGCCGCGCAGCGCGGTCGTGTACGTCTGTCCGGCCGGGAACTCCAGCACCTGCTCGGCGCGGCGCAGCAGCTCCGCCGCGCGCTGCGCCACCTCGTCCGCGTCGCCCTCGAGCGTGATGCGGAGCACGCGCGGCAGGTGCGCGCCGGGGTTCTCCTCGACGAGGCATTCCGCGGCGCCGTTTGAGAGCGTGAGCGCGGCGACGGCGAAGTTCTCGTGCGACCACGCGGTGTCGGGGAGGGAGAACTGCACGCGGCGCCAGTCGTGCTCGCGCGCGGTGACGGCGAGCTGCAGGAAGCCCTCGCGGCCGTTGGCGTGGAAGACGAGCCGGCTCCCCGGGCCGAACCGGGCCAGGAAGCCGCTCACGCGCCGCTGCACGTCGCGGATGGTGGCGGCCGTCCGCTCGCGCTCGGCGCGGCGGTGCGCGACCCCGATGGCCACCGCCAGCGCGGTCACGGCCGTGGCCGGGATCCCGAGGATACAGAGCAGGATGATGATCAGCATACTGCGAACATAAGGTCGTTCATGCGCGGCGGCACCCGTGCCGCGAGCCGGTTGGTGACGAATACGGGAGCCGGGCCGCGCCTGTTTCGTTAATCTCGAAGTTCTTCGTCAATCGCCAGCTGCTTGAGCCGGGCCGCGGAGAATCGTAGCTTGCACGCGCTCGCCGGCGGCCGCACCGCCGCCGCATCGCCCCGCCACTCCCGGCGACTCTCTCCCGCGCCGTCCGTGCATCTCCAACCGATTCCTGATCGCGGACCCCGCGTCCGCACGACCACGGTGCGTCCACGATGATGCGCAAATCGCTTGCGCGAGCCACGCTGATCGCTGCGACGCTCGTCGCTGCTTCCGGGCCTGCGTCCGCGCAGCGGCCGGTGCTACGGTGGGGCGGCGACGCGGAGGGCGGCGCGCCGTTCGTGGAGGCGGACCCGGCGGACCCGTCGAAGGTGCGCGGGTTCGACGTGGAGATCGCGGAGATGATCGCGCGGGGGCTGGGGCGCGAGCCGCGGTTCGTGCAGGTGGCGTGGGCGTCGCTGGAGCAATCCGTCGAGCGCGGCGACTTCGACGTGGGGATGTCGGGGCTGGAGGACCGCCCCGAGCTGCGCGCCCGCCACGCCGTCTCCATCCCCTACTACGAGTTCCACGAGGTGCTGGCGGTGCGGGCGGGGGATCGGAACCGCTATCGCCGCCTCTCCGATCTGGCGGGAAAGCGGGTGGCCACGCTCGGGGCGACGATGGCGTACCAGATGCTTTTGGACGAGCAGCAGCGCTCCGGGCTGGTCCCCATCTCCTACGACGACGACGTGCACCCGTACAGCGACCTGGTGGCCGGGCGCGTGGACGCGGTGCTGCTGGACAACATCATCGCCGAGCGGTCGCTGCGGCGCACGGGCGGGTTCGTGATCCAGCCCGAGCCCGCCGCGACGGGGCACTACGTGGCCGTGTTCGCCCGCGCCAACGCCGCGCTGCGCGACTCGGCCGACGCGGTGCTGCGCGCGCGGATGGCGGACGGGTCGCTGGAGCGCACCTTCCGCCGCTGGGGCGTGTGGAGCGCCGCGCAGGGCGACTTCTTCCGCCGCGCGCTGGCAGAGGCGCCGCGCCCGGACACGGCTGCCGCGCCGGCCAGCGACCGCGCGCTGCGCACGTATCTCCCCGCGCTCGCGCGCGCCGCGGGGGTGACGCTGGTGCTCTCGTGCCTGGCGATGGCGCTGGCCGTCTCCGTCGGCATCCTCGTGGCCGCGGGACGGGTATACGGGCCGCCGGTCGTCCGCGCGCTGCTGACCATCTACGTGGAGGTGATGCGGGGGACGCCGGTGCTGCTGCAGCTCTTCGTCATCTACTACGGCTTGTCCGGTGTGATTCGGCTCCCCGCCTTCGCGGCGGCGGTGATCGGGCTGGGGCTGAACTACGCGGCGTACGAGTCGGAGATCTACCGCGCCGCGCTGGAAGCCATCCCCCGCGCGCAGCTGGAGGCGGGGCGGACTCTGGGACTCTCCGAAGCGCAGATCCTGCGGCTGGTGCGCGGCCCCCAGGCGCTGCGCCTCGCCCTGGCGCCGATGACCAACGACTTCGTGGCGCTGCTGAAGGACTCGTCGCTCGTCTCCGTGATCACCGTGGTGGAGCTGACCAAACAGACGGCCATCTACGCCACCAACGTGGGGAGCTGGCTGGTGCCGGGGATCCTCTGCTCGGTGATCTACCTGGCCTTTTCGCTCCCGCTGTCGCGCTTCGCGCGGCGGCTGGAGCGGCGCTGGAGCCTGGCATGAGCGCGGGGCTCGACGTCGCCGGGCTGCGCGTGGCGCGGCGGGAGAAGGAGATCCTCAAGGGCGTGGACCTGCGAGTGGCGCCGGGGGAGATCTGCGCGCTGATGGGCGCGTCGGGCGCGGGGAAGTCGACCGTGCTGCGCAGCGTGGCCGCGCTGCAGCCGTTCAGCGGCGGCCGCATCGTGGTGGGGGATTTCGAGCTGCACCCGGGCCCGGTCCCGCGCGAGTCGCGGCTGAAGGGGCTGCGCCGCAAGGTGGGGATGGTGTTCCAGGCGCACGCCCTGTTCGAACACCTGACCGCGCTGGAGAACGTGATGCTGGCGCCGGTGCACGCGCTGGGGTGGACCAGGCCGAAGGCGCGGGAGACGGCGACGGCGCTGCTGGAGGAGCTCGGCGTGGCGCACCGCGCGTCGGCCTACCCGCGCGAGCTGTCCGGCGGCGAGTCGCAGCGCGTGGCCATCGCCCGCGCGCTGGCGCCGGACCCGCTGATGCTGCTGATGGACGAGCCCACCGCGGCGCTCGACCCCGCCCGCCGCGGCGCGCTGGGCGAGACGCTGCGCGAGCTGGTCGGCCAGGGCCGCGGCCTCCTCGTCTCCACCCACGACGTCGACTTCGCCGAGGCGTTCGCCGACCGCGTGGTGGTCCTGTCGGATGGGGTGATGGTGGAGCAGGGAATTGCGCGGGAGGTGATCACGAACCCGGCGCACGCCGCCACACGCGAGCTGCTGATGCATCCCGACGATTAGGTGCTGCGCGGAAAAGAAGTCGATTCGCTCGCGGCCCTGGTCACGGCCGCCGCGGCGCGCCAGAGTCGAGGCTAATGAGAAGCGGAGGAAGCCGCCCAGGCCTCCTCCGCTTCTCACCATTTCCGCCGCTGCGACCCGATCAGCGGAACGGGTGGATCAGCCCGCGTGTGCTCGGCGACAGAACCTCGCGCGGCACGGCGGGCGCGGCCACCGCGCGCGATGCCAAAGGGGAAGCCGGGCAGGCGACGCCCCAGGAGAGCGCGTAGAGCCGGTGACCCGCGGCGTCGAGCAGGACGGCGCAGTCGGCGTTGTCGTTCCACGCGGGCGAGGTCCGCCCCCAGTAGAGTGAGGTCGACGAGTGCGTTCCGGCGCCGCTGTACACGCGCAGCGGCGCGCCGGCGGCCACCCGCGCGTCCGCGGGAAAGGTGAAGCGCTCGCCCGCGCCGTTCACCAGCGCGGCGCCGCCCAGGTCCGCCTCCGCCACGCCGGGGCCGGGGACGATCTCCACGAACTCGCCGTCGGGGTCCACGGCGTCGTTCGCGCCCATGTAGCGGACGGCGGAGATGACCGCCGCCGCGCCGGGGAGCGCCGGCGGCGCCGGGCGGAACTCGCGGAACATCGCGGGCGCGGCACCCCACAGGTTCTCGCTGGGCAGCCCCGCCGTGTCGGCCGCCCACGGGTCGGGCGCGGCCGTGCGCCAGCCGTACGGATCGACCGCCACGCCGTGGCCGTCGGCCCGCGCGCGGAAGACGGAGAAGTGCAGGTGCGGCCCCGTGCTGCATCCCGAGCTGCCCGACAGCCCCAGCGGCTGCCCCGCCGCCACGCGGTCGCCCTCCTTCACGGCGATGCGGCTGAAGTGGCCGTACTGCGTGTAGATCAGCGCGTGCGGCGCCAGGCCGTGGGCGATCACCACCCACCGACCCGACGTGGTCGCGTTCAGCAGAGGGCACCAGGCCGGCGCTTCGGTCCCCGCGAAGGTGACCACGCCGGGCGCGGCGGCCAGCACCGGCGTGCCCGCGGGAAGCCACCAGTCGTAGCCGTTGTGGCCGTCGATGTCGCCCAGCTTCTGCCCCCAGAAGCTGAGGACGAAGCCGTTCGCGGCCGCCGGGTCGAACTGCCGCGGGACGTCGTGGTCGAAGACGTTGGTGTTGGTGAACTCGCCCGCGAACGGCTGCCGCAGCTCGCCCGGCTGGAGGTCGGCGACGACCGTGACGGTGATACTGGACGCGGCGCCGCCGCCGGTCGCCGTCACCCGCGCCGTGCCCGGCGCGCGGCCGCTGACCTCGCCGGTGGCCGACACCCGCGCCACGGAGGTGTCGCTGCTGCTCCAGGCCACCCGCGCCGTCACCGGCAGGCCTCCGCGCGCCGCGCGCGCGGAAAGCTGCCCGCTCTCCAGCACGTGCAGCGTCAGCGTGCCCGGCGCCACGGCCAGCGTCAGGCCCACCGGGCGCGTTGGCTCGTCACCGCAGGCGGCCGCCGCGGCGAGCAGGAACGGGAGCGCGAGATGGCGAACGATCCGGCGTCGGGTCGAGATAACGATCTCCATCCATGTTCACGGAAGATTTACGGCGGCGTGAGAATAATATGTTTACTGCCAGTGCGCACGTGACGGGCGGCAACGGTTTGTCGCGTCGGGGGAGTCCCCACACGCGGGCACGCTCGGCTCGCGCATCGCGGGATCGCTCGCCAAGGGAGGGAGACCAGGAGAAGAGACGTGCCATGCGGGCTTTCGCCGCTGCGTTCCAGGACGCATAATGAGCGGCACACCTTCTCCCTCGAACGCGACGCAGGCGATGCCAATCCAGACGGGCCAGATCATCGCGATGGGCGGCGGCGGCTTCACCATGGAGCCCGACAACCCGCTGCTCGACCGCTACGTGCTGGCCGCGACGGGCAAGCGGTACCCGCGCGTCTGCTTCGTCCCCACCGCCGCGGGCGACGCGATCGGGTACATCGAGCGCTTCTTCGACGCCTTCCCCGACGAGGTGTGCGAGCCGACGTACCTGTCGCTCTTCAGCCGCAAGATCGACGACCTGGCGGGGTTCCTCTCCGAGCAGGACCTCGTCTACGTGGGTGGCGGCAACACGGTGAACCTGCTGGCGGTGTGGCGCGCGCAGGGGCTGGACCGCGTGCTCCCCGAGGTGCTGGCGAGCGGGACGATCCTGTGCGGGGTGAGCGCGGGCGCGCTGTGCTGGTTCGAGCGGGGGATCACCGACAGCTACAGCCCCGATCTGAAGCCGCTGACCAACGGCCTGGGCCTCCTTCCCGGCGCCTTCTGCCCGCACTACGACAGCGACCGGCGCCGCCCGCCGCTCTGGCCGGACTTCGTGGCCCGCTTCGGCGGCCCCGCGATCGCGGCGGAGGACGGCGTGGCGCTGCACTACCGCGACGGCCAGATCGTGCGCGCCGTGACCTCGCGGCCGGACGCGAAAGCCTACCGCTTCGAGCGGGGGGATGACGGCCAGGTGACACAGGAGACGATCACGCCGGTGTACCTGGGCAGCGCTGCCGCCGCGGCGACG
This window of the Longimicrobium sp. genome carries:
- a CDS encoding ABC transporter substrate-binding protein/permease, with the translated sequence MRKSLARATLIAATLVAASGPASAQRPVLRWGGDAEGGAPFVEADPADPSKVRGFDVEIAEMIARGLGREPRFVQVAWASLEQSVERGDFDVGMSGLEDRPELRARHAVSIPYYEFHEVLAVRAGDRNRYRRLSDLAGKRVATLGATMAYQMLLDEQQRSGLVPISYDDDVHPYSDLVAGRVDAVLLDNIIAERSLRRTGGFVIQPEPAATGHYVAVFARANAALRDSADAVLRARMADGSLERTFRRWGVWSAAQGDFFRRALAEAPRPDTAAAPASDRALRTYLPALARAAGVTLVLSCLAMALAVSVGILVAAGRVYGPPVVRALLTIYVEVMRGTPVLLQLFVIYYGLSGVIRLPAFAAAVIGLGLNYAAYESEIYRAALEAIPRAQLEAGRTLGLSEAQILRLVRGPQALRLALAPMTNDFVALLKDSSLVSVITVVELTKQTAIYATNVGSWLVPGILCSVIYLAFSLPLSRFARRLERRWSLA
- the rplQ gene encoding 50S ribosomal protein L17; protein product: MRHNNKGRALGRTSEHKSALMRNMATSLFRHGRIETTEAKAKELRPYAEKLITLAKKGDLHSKRLAAREIQDRDVLVLLFDQIGPRVAERPGGYTRILKTGFRQGDGAETALIELVDRA
- a CDS encoding peptidoglycan DD-metalloendopeptidase family protein, producing MEIVISTRRRIVRHLALPFLLAAAAACGDEPTRPVGLTLAVAPGTLTLHVLESGQLSARAARGGLPVTARVAWSSSDTSVARVSATGEVSGRAPGTARVTATGGGAASSITVTVVADLQPGELRQPFAGEFTNTNVFDHDVPRQFDPAAANGFVLSFWGQKLGDIDGHNGYDWWLPAGTPVLAAAPGVVTFAGTEAPAWCPLLNATTSGRWVVIAHGLAPHALIYTQYGHFSRIAVKEGDRVAAGQPLGLSGSSGCSTGPHLHFSVFRARADGHGVAVDPYGWRTAAPDPWAADTAGLPSENLWGAAPAMFREFRPAPPALPGAAAVISAVRYMGANDAVDPDGEFVEIVPGPGVAEADLGGAALVNGAGERFTFPADARVAAGAPLRVYSGAGTHSSTSLYWGRTSPAWNDNADCAVLLDAAGHRLYALSWGVACPASPLASRAVAAPAVPREVLSPSTRGLIHPFR
- a CDS encoding ATP-binding cassette domain-containing protein yields the protein MSAGLDVAGLRVARREKEILKGVDLRVAPGEICALMGASGAGKSTVLRSVAALQPFSGGRIVVGDFELHPGPVPRESRLKGLRRKVGMVFQAHALFEHLTALENVMLAPVHALGWTRPKARETATALLEELGVAHRASAYPRELSGGESQRVAIARALAPDPLMLLMDEPTAALDPARRGALGETLRELVGQGRGLLVSTHDVDFAEAFADRVVVLSDGVMVEQGIAREVITNPAHAATRELLMHPDD
- a CDS encoding DNA-directed RNA polymerase subunit alpha, encoding MELDITGLQMPNLPEQPRTGQIVLRPLERGFGHTLGNTMRRILLSSLRGAAVWAFRTDGVLHEHQTIAGVVEDVHQVIRNLKTLVLRMTEDADEAVLELRARQSGAVTARNITAHPAVEVVNPDHHILTLTEDRDLRIELYVNKGRGFVLAEAHPIPRGMPADLVRVDAVYNPVTRANFVVEDTRVGQRTDFDRLVLEVETNGAIDVRSAVQYAARLAIEHLAFLAGGTPEWRQDRSWGEGAGPGAAVPAGRAPVPPRLQELLNRPIEDLTELSVRSRNSLQKENIHTVRDLVQRTEQQMLSIDNFGKKSLQEISEFLAGHGLRFGQELEQTDDGTLYWVLPESDGGNTDTAAALADEEL
- a CDS encoding peptidase E yields the protein MPIQTGQIIAMGGGGFTMEPDNPLLDRYVLAATGKRYPRVCFVPTAAGDAIGYIERFFDAFPDEVCEPTYLSLFSRKIDDLAGFLSEQDLVYVGGGNTVNLLAVWRAQGLDRVLPEVLASGTILCGVSAGALCWFERGITDSYSPDLKPLTNGLGLLPGAFCPHYDSDRRRPPLWPDFVARFGGPAIAAEDGVALHYRDGQIVRAVTSRPDAKAYRFERGDDGQVTQETITPVYLGSAAAAATG